The Candidatus Omnitrophota bacterium sequence AGGATGTCGAAGGTTTTTTCTGAAGAGATTAACCCTCCGAGGCTGGCTGTTTTTTCCGGGCCCAGCCACGCCGAAGAGGTGGCTAAAAACATGCCGACGACTGTAGTGGCTTCTTCAAATGATAAAAAGACAGCTATCCAGGTGCAAAATATCTTTACGACCGAAAGATTCAGGGTATATACCAGCCAGGATATAATCGGAGTCGAGCTGGGAGGAGCGCTTAAAAATATTGTGGCTATTGCTGCCGGAATATCAGATGGATTGGGTTTTGGCTCAAACACCAAAGCAGCACTTTTAAGCAGGGGCATAGTTGAGATGACCAGGTTGGGGGTCGAATTAGGAGCAAACCCGTCTACGTTCAACGGATTATCAGGAATAGGTGATCTTATAGCTACCTGTATCAGCCCTTACAGCCGCAACAGACAGGTAGGGATGTTGATAGCCCAGGGTAAGAAATTAAACCAGATCCTGAAAGAAATGGAGACGGTAGCAGAGGGGATAAAGACTACGCAGTCTGTGCGTGACCTTAGCCATGACCGCAATATTGAAATGCCCATTACCGGGGAAATATATTCTATTTTGTACGAGGATAAAGATCCCCTGTCAGTGGTTAAAAACTTGATGCTTAGAAAGGCAAAGCCGGAAGTGGTATAAATAAATTGCTAAATTGCTAAATTGCTATATTGCCAAACCGATGAAGAAACAATCTTAATACATACAACAATATAGCAATATGACAGTATAACAATATAAAAGGGAGGAGGTGAAATAAATGAATAGAGGTTCATTAAGCATCCAGGTAGCTAAAAAGTCAAAATTGTCAAAGTCCCAGGCTGATAAAGTAATCACAACAACATTAAACAGCATTAAGACTGCTCTTAAAAAAGGTGAGCGCGTACAGTTAATTGGTTTTGGTAGTTTCTGGATTAAGAACAGAAAAGCACGGACCGGCAGAAATCCGCGCACAGGAGAGTCGTTAAAAATTAGAGCAAGGAAAGTCCCTGCTTTTACTGCAGGATCAGCGTTGAAAAAAGCGGTGCGCTAAAGAATTTTAATTAAGTAGCGCGGGCTTAAGCCCGCGCTACAATCAAAAGATCTATCTTAAAAAGGCATTTCGGTTACTTCGCAGCCTCAGTGTCGAATTCAGGAATATAATTTACATCATTCTGCGGATTTCGTAAACTGTGTTTTTATTCGGGGCGTGGCGCAGCTTGGCTAGCGCGCTTGAATGGGGTTCAAGAGGTCGAGAGTTCAAATCTCTCCGCCCCGACTTTTTGGAGGTAATTTTTAGTGAAGCAAATTAATATTGGTTTAATAGGTTTTGGAACAGTAGGCAGCGGGGTAATCAAGATATTAAAAGAGAAAAGTTTGTTTTTGCGCCAAACTTGCGGCTGCGACTTTGTGATCAAGGCAATAGTAGATAAAGATGTTATTTCACTGCGCCGGGTAGAAGTGGATAGAAGTATCTTGACTACTGATGGGAAAAAAGTGATCGATGATCCACAAATCGATATTATTATTGAGTTGATCGGAGGGATTAGCCCGGCTAAAGAGTATATAATCGAAGCCTTACAAAAGGGCAAACACGTAATTACCGCCAATAAAGCACTTTTGGCTGAGTGTGGTCAAGAGATATCCCGGGTAGCAAGGAAGAATTCCGTTGATCTTCTATTTGAGGCCAGCGTCTGTTCAGGCCTGCCGGTTATAAAGTCGTTAAAAGAAGGACTGATCGCCAATAATATAAACGCTATATTCGGGATTGTCAACGGAACTTCTAATTATATTCTGACCAAGATGGCTGAACAGGGTGTAAGTTTTCAAGAGGCTTTAAACGAGGCAAAGCTAAAAGGATTTGCAGAAAAGGATCCATCCTTAGACGTGGAGGGGATTGATTCCAGCCATAAGCTGTTTATTTTAAGCACACTGGCTTTTAGGCAAGAGATAAGACTAGAGGATATTTATACCGAAGGAATAACTGTTATTTCTTCGGAAGATATAAAATTTGCCGGGGAACTTGGTTATACGATAAAATTGTTAGCTATTGCCAAGGTAATTGATAACGGATTAGAACTCAGGGTCCACCCCACACTGCTTTCTAATGATAAAGTTCTTTCTAATGTCAGAGGCCGTTATAATGCTGTTTATATCCGCGGAGATCTAACCGGAGATACTATTTTTTATGGCCCAGGCGCAGGCATGCTGCCGGCCGCCAGCGCGGTGGTTGCTGATTTAGTTGATTTAGCAACCAGCCTTATCTCTGGACATAAAGAAGCAAAAAAGGTTTTTCCTGCAAAGAAAGGAATGTCGATCAGAAAGATCCGGGATATAGAAACTAAATATTACGTCAGGCTCCAGGCCCTGGATCAGCCGGGAGTTTTAGCGCAGATTGCGGGAATCTTAGGGGATAATAAGATCAGTATAGCCAGTGTAATTCAAAAAAGAAAGCACTGCCAGGAGAGCGCGCCGATAGTAATGATGACCCATAAAGCCCGGGAAGCAAACCTGCAGCAGGCATTAGAGAAAATAAATAATTTGGCGGTAATCAAAGAGAAAGCTGTGGTGGTCAGGATCGAAGAGTAAAAACAATTATAAGTACTAATTGGTTTACGATTTGCAGGTTACGGTTTGCGGTTGCTGGAGGAGTGACGAATGTGGAATGGAGTAATTGAAGAATATAGAGACTTTTTACCGGTAACAGATAAAACACCGGTTGTTAGTTTAAATGAAGGTAATACCCCTTTAATTTATGCACCGGCTGTAAGCAGACAATTAGGCAGAAATATAAAGGTTTATCTGAAATATGAAGGGTTAAACCCTACGGGTTCTTTTAAAGACCGGGGTATGACAGTAGCAGTTTCCAAGGCCCTGGAGGAGAAGGTTATTGCAGTAATGTGCGCCTCTACCGGAAATACCTCGGCTTCAGCGGCTGCTTATGCAGCTCGGGCTAAGCTTAAGTGCGTGGTTCTTATTCCCGAAGGCGCCATAGCCCTGGGTAAGCTTTCCCAGGCCTTGATTCACGGGGCAAAGGTTATTGCAATCAAGGGTAATTTTGACGATGCCCTCAGGTTAGCCAGAGAGATAACAGCCAAATTTCCGATAAGGTTGGTAAATTCGATAAACCCTCATCGGATTGAAGGCCAGAAAACAGCTGCTTTTGAAATATCCGAACAGCTTGGAGGTTTTTCACCGGATTATCACGCAATTCCGGTAGGGAATGCCGGCAATATCACTGCTTATTGGAAAGGCTATAAAGAATACAAACAAGCAGGAAAAATAAACAAACTCCCTAAGATGCTTGGTTTTCAAGCCGAGGGAGCTGCTCCGATAGTAAGAAATGAAATAATAAAAAATCCCGAGACTTTAGCTACCGCTATAAAAATAGGCAACCCTGCCAGTTGGAAAAAGGCAGAACTTAGCCGGGATGAATCAACCGGACTTATTGATATGGTGAGCGATAAAGAAATAATTCAAGCCTATAAATTTCTGGCCGGCAGGGAAGGGATTTTTGTAGAACCTGCTTCAGCCGCTTCAATCGCCGGGATTTTCAAATTAAAGAAACAAGGGTACTTTGATCAAGCAGCAGCTAAAATAGTGTGCACCCTGACCGGTCACGGCCTCAAAGACCCGGATCGAGCGATTAAAAGCGTTAATAAGCCTGCGGTTTTAGCGGCAGAGTTAGAAGCAGTGGTAAAAGAAATAGGTTTTTGATTGTTAAACTGTTAAATTGTTAAACTGTTAAAGCGACAATATAACAATTTAGCAATATATCAATTTAGCAATCTTGGAAGGAGAATAATGAAGTATATCGTGTTAGTCGGAGACGGAATGGCTGATTTTCCTTTGGAAAAGCTTAACGGGCATACGCCGTTGGAAGCGGCAAAAACTCCTAATATGGATTCTATCAGCCGGCAAGGCAGGACAGGTCTGGTTTATACTGTTCCTAAAGGAATGAAAGCAGCCAGCGATGTAGCCAATCTCTCGATTTTGGGTTATGATCCGGTTAAATACTATACCGGCCGGGGGCCGCTTGAAGCGGCGTATATGGGGGTTAAATTGGGGGTTAATGAATTGGCGTTTCGGTGCAACCTGGTAACTGCTTATCAGAATACCATGGTGGATTACAGCGCCGGGCATATTACCACTAAAGAGGCGGAAATTTTGATCTCTGCCCTGGATAAAGAATTGGGCAATGAACAGATAAGATTTTATCCGGGGGTAAGCTATCGTCACCTGACAGTAATAAAAGCTGTTCAGGGCTTTGATGATTTGAGCGCTAAGTGTAAGCCTCCCCATGATATCAGCAGTCAGGAAATATCATCTAATTTACCAAAAGGCAAAGGGGCGCAAATGCTTAACTGCTTGATGGAGAAGTCAAAAAAGGTTCTGGAGCGCCACGAAATCAACCAGATAAGAATGGATTTAGGTGAAAATCCGGCCAACATGATCTGGTTGTGGGGCCAGGGAATTATGCCTAATCTGGTTAGTTTTAAAGAAAAATTCGGAGTCGACGGCTCGATTATTTCTGCGGTAAATCTGATAAAAGGCATAGGCTGTTCAATCGGGCTGAGGGTTATTGAAGTCCCCGGCGCAACCGGTTATTATGATACAGACTATCAGGCAAAAGCCAGGTTTGCAATCAGTTCTTTAGATAATTTAGACTTTACCTTCGTCCACGTAGAGGCGCCGGACGAAGCAGGTCATAACGGTGATATCAGAGCTAAAATTACCGCAATAGAAAATTTTGATAAGCTGGTGGTCGGGACTATCCTGGAGAATTTTAGAGACAGGGAAGACTACAGGGTTTTGGTTTTATCCGATCATCTTACACCGTTGAGTCTTAAGACGCACGTGGCTGACCCTCCGCCATTTGCTCTTTGCGGCAAGGGGATCAACGCTGACAACTCAAAGAGTTTTAGCGAAAAAGAAGCAAAAAACAGTTCGTTTGAGTTTAAGCAAGGACACAAATTAATAGAATATCTTATAACGGACACTTAGAGAAGGTCATAAGCGAAAAGAGGCAACGAAAAAAGGTAACCATGGCGCTAATAATTCAAAAATACGGCGGAAGTTCAGTAGCCGATGCTGAGCGAATAAAGCAAGTCGCCCGGCGTGTAATTAAGACCAAACTTTCAGGCAACCAGTTGGTGGTGGTGCTTTCGGCATTAGGCGATACTACTGACGATTTAACAGAATTAGCTCATCAAGTTTCAACTGACCCTCCGGAGCGTGAGCTGGATATGTTGATTTCAACGGGTGAGCAGGTTTCAGTGGCATTGCTGGCCATAGCTATTCATTCTTTCAGGCAGCAGGCTGTTTCTTTTACCGGCGCTCAAGTTGGTATTATCACTGACAGCACTCATTCCAAGGCAAGAATACAAAGCATAAATACCGCAAAGATAGAAAGGGCGCTTGGCCAGAATAAGATTGTTATTATTGCCGGTTTTCAAGGTGTGGATCTTTCACAGGAGATAACCACCCTGGGCAGGGGTGGATCGGACCTGACCGCTGTAGCGTTGGCAAAGACGCTTAACACCAAACATTGTGAAATATACACTGATGTCCAGGGGGTATACACAGCTAACCCCCGGGTAGTCCGCGATGCAAGAAAAATAAAGCAGATAAGTTATTCGGAAATGCTGGAACTGGCTTCGCTTGGGACCCAGGTAATTCAGGCGAGATCAATTATGGTAGCCAAAAAATTCGATATTCCTATTCACGTCAGGTCGAGCTTCAAATCTATAAAAGGAACTTTGATTTCCAGGGAGGTCAAGGCTATGGAAGATGTTTTGGTCAAAGGCGTCACTTATAATAAAAATGAGGCCAAGATCACGGTGCTGGACGTGCCTCATAAACCGGGTATGGCGGCAAGGATTTTTAAGCGTGTTGCCGCAGCCGGGATAAACGTAGATATGATTATTCAGAATATCAAGCAGGCAGGCCGTTCTGTTAATCGCGCCGGCGGCACGGATGTTTCTTTTACGGTATTGAAATCAGACTTAACCAAAACGTTGGAAGTAGTTAAGTCTATCTCTCGCCGGATAAAGGCCGCGGGAATTAGCTGCGATAAAGAAATAGCCAAGGTATCAGTGGTGGGCCTGGGTATGCGCAGTCATTCCGGAGTGGCTGCCAGTATGTTTAGCGCTCTGGCCGATGCAGGCGTTAATATAGAAATGATTTCTACTTCCGAGATAAAGATATCTTGTGTTATAAAAGAAAAGGATGCCGAAAGAGCGGTTCGGGCAATACATAAAAAGTTTAAACTGGGTAAAAAATGAAAAAACAAGATTCGTTTTTAGAAAAGAGTCAGACTGCCGATAAAGAGCCTTTGCGTATTTATTTAGAAGAAATAGATAAAATTCCTCTTTTGACTCCCGAGGAAGAAGTA is a genomic window containing:
- a CDS encoding homoserine dehydrogenase encodes the protein MKQINIGLIGFGTVGSGVIKILKEKSLFLRQTCGCDFVIKAIVDKDVISLRRVEVDRSILTTDGKKVIDDPQIDIIIELIGGISPAKEYIIEALQKGKHVITANKALLAECGQEISRVARKNSVDLLFEASVCSGLPVIKSLKEGLIANNINAIFGIVNGTSNYILTKMAEQGVSFQEALNEAKLKGFAEKDPSLDVEGIDSSHKLFILSTLAFRQEIRLEDIYTEGITVISSEDIKFAGELGYTIKLLAIAKVIDNGLELRVHPTLLSNDKVLSNVRGRYNAVYIRGDLTGDTIFYGPGAGMLPAASAVVADLVDLATSLISGHKEAKKVFPAKKGMSIRKIRDIETKYYVRLQALDQPGVLAQIAGILGDNKISIASVIQKRKHCQESAPIVMMTHKAREANLQQALEKINNLAVIKEKAVVVRIEE
- a CDS encoding aspartate kinase, encoding MALIIQKYGGSSVADAERIKQVARRVIKTKLSGNQLVVVLSALGDTTDDLTELAHQVSTDPPERELDMLISTGEQVSVALLAIAIHSFRQQAVSFTGAQVGIITDSTHSKARIQSINTAKIERALGQNKIVIIAGFQGVDLSQEITTLGRGGSDLTAVALAKTLNTKHCEIYTDVQGVYTANPRVVRDARKIKQISYSEMLELASLGTQVIQARSIMVAKKFDIPIHVRSSFKSIKGTLISREVKAMEDVLVKGVTYNKNEAKITVLDVPHKPGMAARIFKRVAAAGINVDMIIQNIKQAGRSVNRAGGTDVSFTVLKSDLTKTLEVVKSISRRIKAAGISCDKEIAKVSVVGLGMRSHSGVAASMFSALADAGVNIEMISTSEIKISCVIKEKDAERAVRAIHKKFKLGKK
- the thrC gene encoding threonine synthase, translated to MWNGVIEEYRDFLPVTDKTPVVSLNEGNTPLIYAPAVSRQLGRNIKVYLKYEGLNPTGSFKDRGMTVAVSKALEEKVIAVMCASTGNTSASAAAYAARAKLKCVVLIPEGAIALGKLSQALIHGAKVIAIKGNFDDALRLAREITAKFPIRLVNSINPHRIEGQKTAAFEISEQLGGFSPDYHAIPVGNAGNITAYWKGYKEYKQAGKINKLPKMLGFQAEGAAPIVRNEIIKNPETLATAIKIGNPASWKKAELSRDESTGLIDMVSDKEIIQAYKFLAGREGIFVEPASAASIAGIFKLKKQGYFDQAAAKIVCTLTGHGLKDPDRAIKSVNKPAVLAAELEAVVKEIGF
- a CDS encoding NAD(P)H-dependent glycerol-3-phosphate dehydrogenase, which gives rise to RMSKVFSEEINPPRLAVFSGPSHAEEVAKNMPTTVVASSNDKKTAIQVQNIFTTERFRVYTSQDIIGVELGGALKNIVAIAAGISDGLGFGSNTKAALLSRGIVEMTRLGVELGANPSTFNGLSGIGDLIATCISPYSRNRQVGMLIAQGKKLNQILKEMETVAEGIKTTQSVRDLSHDRNIEMPITGEIYSILYEDKDPLSVVKNLMLRKAKPEVV
- a CDS encoding HU family DNA-binding protein — protein: MNRGSLSIQVAKKSKLSKSQADKVITTTLNSIKTALKKGERVQLIGFGSFWIKNRKARTGRNPRTGESLKIRARKVPAFTAGSALKKAVR
- a CDS encoding cofactor-independent phosphoglycerate mutase, with the translated sequence MKYIVLVGDGMADFPLEKLNGHTPLEAAKTPNMDSISRQGRTGLVYTVPKGMKAASDVANLSILGYDPVKYYTGRGPLEAAYMGVKLGVNELAFRCNLVTAYQNTMVDYSAGHITTKEAEILISALDKELGNEQIRFYPGVSYRHLTVIKAVQGFDDLSAKCKPPHDISSQEISSNLPKGKGAQMLNCLMEKSKKVLERHEINQIRMDLGENPANMIWLWGQGIMPNLVSFKEKFGVDGSIISAVNLIKGIGCSIGLRVIEVPGATGYYDTDYQAKARFAISSLDNLDFTFVHVEAPDEAGHNGDIRAKITAIENFDKLVVGTILENFRDREDYRVLVLSDHLTPLSLKTHVADPPPFALCGKGINADNSKSFSEKEAKNSSFEFKQGHKLIEYLITDT